The Halomonas sp. KG2 genome segment CTTCATGGTTATTACCAAGGGGGCTGGGCGTATTGCCGAAGTGGGCGCTCGCTTTATGCTGGATGCCATGCCCGGCAAACAGATGGCGATTGATGCGGACCTGAACGCAGGCCTGATTGGTGAAGAGGACGCTAAAAAGCGGCGCGCTGAAGTCGCCCAGGAAGCAGATTTTTATGGCTCTATGGATGGTGCGAGCAAGTTTGTGCGTGGTGATGCCATGGCTGGCTTGGTCATCATGGTGGTCAATATTATCGGTGGGTTACTGATCGGCATGATGCAGCACGACATGGGTTTTGCTGATGCCGCCCGTACCTATACCTTGCTAACCATTGGCGATGGTTTGGTGGCCCAGATCCCTGCGCTGGTGATTTCAACCGCCGCCGGTGTCACCGTGTCGCGCGTCAATACTGACCAAGATGTTGGTCAGCAAATGATCAGCCAGCTATTTATTAATCCTCAGGTCATGATCCTCTCTGCGATGGTGATGGGGCTGCTGGGCATGGTGCCAGGAATGCCAAACCTGGTATTTCTGATTTTTACAGCCCTACTGGCGGGTTTGGCATGGTATTTGATTCGCCAAAAAGAACAGGCGTTGGTAAAAGAGGAAATCTCAGCCGTGCCACTGCCCCAACAAGAGTCACCGGAAGCCAGTTGGGAAGATGTGCAACTGGTTGATACGTTGGGGCTTGAGGTGGGGCATCGGCTTATTCCCCTAGTGGACTCCCGCCAGAAAGGGGAGCTGCTGGCTAGGATTAAAAGTGTGCGTAAGAAGTTTGCCCAAGAAGTTGGGTTCTTACCGCCTGTGGTGCATATACGCGATAACCTGGAACTGCCGCCGAATACCTACGTACTCTCTATGAAGGGGGCGGAAATTGGCCGTGCGGATGCACAGCCGGGCAAATGGTTGGCAATCGACCCAGGTCAGGTCTCAGGCGAATTACAGGGGACGCCCACCCAAGACCCGGCCTTTGGTTTGCCCGCCATCTGGATCGATGCCAATCAGCGTGAACACGCCCAGGTGTACGGCTATACCGTGGTGGATGCCAGCACGGTCATTGCTACTCACTTAAACCACCTGCTGCATCGCCACTCGCCAGAAATGCTGGGGCGGCAAGAAGTGCAAAAGCTGCTCGATAAGCTGGGTGAGGATCAAAAGTCGCTAGTCGAAGAGGTGGTGCCGAAAGCCATTTCACTCACCGTACTGCAGCGTATTCTGCAGAATCTGCTCGATGAAGATGTTTCGATACGCGATATGCGCACGGTGCTGGATACGCTGGCAGAGCATGCTGGGCAGCAAAAAGATGCTAATGAGCTGACCGCACTGGTGCGTGTTGCCTTGGGTCGAGCGATTACCCAGCAGTGGTTTGCCGGTCAGGAAACGCTCAACGTGATGGGGCTTGATGCCCAGTTAGAGCAAGTGCTTATGCAGGCCATGAATGGTAACGGTGCGATGGAGCCAGGGCTGGCTGATACGCTCATGACGCAGGCACAAGAGGCCCTGGAGCGTCATGAAGGTAGCGGTGAAGCGCCGGTGCTGGTTGTACAGCACTCGCTGCGTGCTGTGCTATCGCGTTTCTTACGTCGGCGCGTGCGTCATTTGGTGGTGATGTCTCAAGCAGAAATACCGGATGACCGTACGTTACGAGTCACTACGGTAGTAGGAGGACGGGCGTGAGATTGACGCAGAACACCCGTTACCAAACCATCAAAAAGAGGCGCAGGTAAAGCATGAGCGTGAGACGATTTGTTGGAGCAAGCAGCCGCGATGTGATGCGCCAAGTGCGCGAAACATTAGGTGATGACGCTTTAATTGTCGCCAATCGCCGTACCGAGGGTGGGGTTGAAATATTGGCGATGGCGGATGACGCGGTCGATCATTTTGAACCTTCCCCTACGTCGCCACTTCCACCTACCCCAGCTCCCCAAATCGCCTTTTCAGCGCAAGATTCCGATCCGCTGCAGGCAATGAGTGAACGCTTGCTGCGCGAGATGCAGGAAATGCGGGAGCTGCTTTCCCAGCGGCAGCCAGCTGCCGATGCGCCCGTTGCTGCCACCACTGACGACCCTATCTTTCGTTTGCGCCAGCACCTGCTTAGCGTTGGTTTCAGCGAGGAGCTAAGCGACGAGGTGCTGGCGGCGCTGCCGACGTCATTGGCTCAGCCGGATGCCGATAGCGCGCTTGCGATGGAGTGGCTTCGTGGGCAGCTAATGGCGCGGTTACCGGTACTGAAAGAACAAACCGGTTTTTTCGATCAAGCGGGAATTGTCGCGCTGGTGGGACCTACGGGGGTTGGGAAAACCACTACCACTGCGAAACTAGCAGCTCGTTTCGTGATGCGCCACGGTACGCGCCCTGTGGCCCTTGTCACCACTGATAGCTTTCGTATTGGTGCCCACGAGCAGCTTCGAATTTATGCCCGCCTGCTTGATACCCCCATGTATGCCTTAGACGCCGAGCAGCCGATTGATGAGCTGGTCGGACGACTGCAAGGTAAACAGTGGGTGATTATCGACACCGTCGGTATGAGTCAGCGTGACCAGCGGGTGATTGAGCAAATTGCCCATTTGCAGGGCGGGCAAGCGTCCGTGCGCTTAGTGCTGTTGTTGAATGCAGCTAGCCAGCCTGAAACGTTGGAAGAGGTCGTGTTGCGCTATCGCCAAGCCGCACGGGCGGCTGGTGCTGAGTTGGATGATTGCATTATCACCAAGCAGGACGAAGCTGGCCGGTTAGCCCCCGTGCTAGATATTGTCATACGCCATGGCTTGCGCGTGTTATTTGGTTCGAACGGACAGCGTGTTCCAGAAGATATGGCGGTTGCAGACCCTGCTGCGCTGGTCGATCAAGCGCTTAATACCCCATTGGGGAGGGTGCGTGAAGAGCGATCTTCGCCCTCCGCTGCGCAGCCTCACTCGGTGAGTCTGCCGCGCTGGTCGCGAGACGTGCTGGGGCAAGGGCGCCGCCTCAGCTCTGTGCTGACGCGGCTGCGTGAAAGGATTGTTGGGTTTTCAGCGCTAGAGTCGGTATGGGATATCGCCTCCTTACCGGGCGTGCTGCAAGATAAACGCTTGGATGCACTATTGGCTAGCGAGCCCTGCGCGGATAAGGGGCTGGGCATGGCATGGTCTCCCCGCCGTAATGAGCGGGGCTGTGACTGGTCGATGCCCGATCTTGGGCTAGACGCCGATGGCGGTTGGCT includes the following:
- the flhA gene encoding flagellar biosynthesis protein FlhA, which translates into the protein MKGLTQLINQRDWMGDVRMKLLAGPLLILMILGMMILPLPPFALDLLFTFNIALAIMVLLVSMFAEKPLDFAAFPAVLLFTTLLRLSLNVASTRVVLMEGHQGGDAAGKVIEAFGTFLVGGNFAVGLVVFLILVIINFMVITKGAGRIAEVGARFMLDAMPGKQMAIDADLNAGLIGEEDAKKRRAEVAQEADFYGSMDGASKFVRGDAMAGLVIMVVNIIGGLLIGMMQHDMGFADAARTYTLLTIGDGLVAQIPALVISTAAGVTVSRVNTDQDVGQQMISQLFINPQVMILSAMVMGLLGMVPGMPNLVFLIFTALLAGLAWYLIRQKEQALVKEEISAVPLPQQESPEASWEDVQLVDTLGLEVGHRLIPLVDSRQKGELLARIKSVRKKFAQEVGFLPPVVHIRDNLELPPNTYVLSMKGAEIGRADAQPGKWLAIDPGQVSGELQGTPTQDPAFGLPAIWIDANQREHAQVYGYTVVDASTVIATHLNHLLHRHSPEMLGRQEVQKLLDKLGEDQKSLVEEVVPKAISLTVLQRILQNLLDEDVSIRDMRTVLDTLAEHAGQQKDANELTALVRVALGRAITQQWFAGQETLNVMGLDAQLEQVLMQAMNGNGAMEPGLADTLMTQAQEALERHEGSGEAPVLVVQHSLRAVLSRFLRRRVRHLVVMSQAEIPDDRTLRVTTVVGGRA
- the flhF gene encoding flagellar biosynthesis protein FlhF, with amino-acid sequence MSVRRFVGASSRDVMRQVRETLGDDALIVANRRTEGGVEILAMADDAVDHFEPSPTSPLPPTPAPQIAFSAQDSDPLQAMSERLLREMQEMRELLSQRQPAADAPVAATTDDPIFRLRQHLLSVGFSEELSDEVLAALPTSLAQPDADSALAMEWLRGQLMARLPVLKEQTGFFDQAGIVALVGPTGVGKTTTTAKLAARFVMRHGTRPVALVTTDSFRIGAHEQLRIYARLLDTPMYALDAEQPIDELVGRLQGKQWVIIDTVGMSQRDQRVIEQIAHLQGGQASVRLVLLLNAASQPETLEEVVLRYRQAARAAGAELDDCIITKQDEAGRLAPVLDIVIRHGLRVLFGSNGQRVPEDMAVADPAALVDQALNTPLGRVREERSSPSAAQPHSVSLPRWSRDVLGQGRRLSSVLTRLRERIVGFSALESVWDIASLPGVLQDKRLDALLASEPCADKGLGMAWSPRRNERGCDWSMPDLGLDADGGWLALTSLQHRQPAGWQSRLLHQGETMGAAVHLLPVFPDPATLAWLEAQHLTWITQVAATQRVYCQGERYAQRQLLTDSPLTHHTDLRFRGQTVQLWHTHIAVEDAAGTPLLAWVGEVRDPENGKRIARRYWLTPARLGADVRSLLVIQLQSEGVSSLTKRAWQQLKDADDGEVSTEVRLLMASGVAAAAGHLDIANDDAAIALRSDLLRLLGTTRKRRDTAMLDALVHAFMARDAIRQLSSVSREGLA